The following coding sequences lie in one Tichowtungia aerotolerans genomic window:
- the glmM gene encoding phosphoglucosamine mutase has translation MGKLFGTDGVRDMANMGNMTAEQALEIGRALAYVCKEYHKDKGTRPRIVIGKDTRLSGYMLETALTAGVTSVGVDVLLLGPLPTPGVAFITQDMRADAGIVISASHNPYHDNGIKIFSRTGYKLPDAEEEKMEELINSHELREFRSTESDIGKAKRIDDAIGRYIVFCKNTFPDGMTLDGIKIVLDCANGASYKVAPIIFSELGADVSAIHVSPNGMNINDNCGSQYTDDLKAKVLETGAEIGLAFDGDADRLIVVDEKGNELSGDQIIAICAKQYKERGLLSKNEVVATVMSNFGFFEAMKKMDIDAAVTQVGDRYVLERMLEDDAVLGGEASGHMIFHNHHTTGDGIIAALQLLSILRETGKPLSELAKIMDIFPQRLINIDVKEKPPVEEIAGLPEATEKAEAELGDKGRVLIRYSGTQHMCRVMVEGPTEEMTNRIAEDLADVVRKSIGC, from the coding sequence ATGGGAAAACTTTTTGGAACAGATGGTGTTCGCGATATGGCGAACATGGGCAACATGACTGCTGAGCAGGCATTGGAAATCGGTCGGGCTCTGGCGTATGTCTGTAAAGAGTACCACAAAGACAAAGGGACCCGGCCGCGGATTGTGATTGGGAAGGATACCCGCCTCAGTGGCTACATGCTTGAAACTGCACTGACTGCCGGAGTCACTTCCGTGGGGGTCGATGTGCTGCTGCTCGGACCGCTTCCGACGCCGGGGGTGGCATTTATCACACAGGATATGCGCGCGGATGCCGGCATCGTCATTTCTGCTTCGCATAACCCCTATCATGATAACGGCATTAAGATTTTTTCTCGCACCGGCTACAAGCTGCCCGATGCTGAAGAAGAAAAGATGGAAGAGCTGATCAACAGCCATGAGTTGCGTGAGTTTCGTTCGACCGAGTCCGACATCGGTAAAGCCAAGCGTATCGATGATGCCATTGGCCGCTATATTGTCTTCTGTAAAAACACCTTTCCGGATGGCATGACGCTCGATGGCATAAAGATCGTTCTCGACTGTGCTAACGGGGCCTCCTACAAGGTTGCACCGATCATCTTTTCTGAGCTCGGTGCCGATGTTTCTGCCATTCATGTGTCGCCGAACGGCATGAATATCAATGACAATTGCGGTTCGCAATACACCGATGATCTTAAAGCGAAAGTGCTGGAAACCGGGGCAGAAATCGGACTGGCTTTTGACGGCGATGCCGACCGGCTGATTGTTGTTGATGAAAAAGGAAATGAACTGTCCGGGGATCAGATTATCGCCATCTGTGCAAAACAGTACAAGGAGCGTGGACTGTTGTCGAAAAATGAAGTGGTTGCCACGGTTATGAGCAACTTCGGCTTTTTCGAAGCCATGAAAAAGATGGATATTGATGCGGCGGTAACTCAGGTCGGCGATCGTTACGTGCTGGAAAGAATGCTTGAAGATGATGCGGTGCTCGGAGGCGAGGCCTCCGGGCATATGATTTTCCACAATCATCACACGACAGGGGATGGCATTATTGCTGCGTTGCAGTTGCTCAGTATACTGCGCGAAACCGGCAAGCCGCTTTCAGAGCTGGCTAAGATCATGGATATTTTCCCTCAGCGACTCATCAATATTGATGTGAAAGAGAAACCACCGGTTGAGGAAATTGCCGGCTTGCCGGAAGCCACCGAAAAAGCTGAAGCTGAACTGGGTGACAAGGGGCGCGTATTAATCCGCTATTCCGGCACGCAGCATATGTGCCGCGTGATGGTCGAAGGCCCCACCGAGGAAATGACCAACCGCATTGCTGAAGATCTTGCTGATGTTGTGCGCAAAAGTATCGGCTGCTAG
- the hydE gene encoding [FeFe] hydrogenase H-cluster radical SAM maturase HydE, giving the protein MIRKILNKVDCGKELAPDEIKSLLEISDADDLQALYDCAYRVKERHVGKVAYFRGIIECSNICIKDCYYCGIRKSNRNVERFQMDEDEIIREAIWAFENEYGSAVIQSGERKDAAYIDMIERVVRTIKEKTDGKLGITLSLGEQTEETYRRWREAGAHRYLLRIETTNPELYKKLHPADHSLEERKRCLTLLKKTGWQVGTGVMMGLPGQTMQDLTDDILFMKEIDIDMVGMGPYIPHRDTPMGQEIPPYTDAQKQAALTLGLKMIALIRIVLKDINIAAATALQALEHTGREMGLQCGANVIMPNVTETEYRPNYTLYDNKPCTDENSSMCRGCLTARITGIGETIGFNEWGDSRHYFKRTEGSA; this is encoded by the coding sequence ATGATTAGAAAAATTCTAAATAAAGTGGATTGCGGCAAAGAGCTGGCTCCAGATGAAATCAAGTCACTGCTGGAAATCAGTGATGCCGATGACCTACAGGCACTGTACGATTGCGCATACCGGGTCAAAGAACGCCATGTCGGCAAGGTTGCCTATTTCCGCGGCATTATTGAATGCAGCAATATCTGCATAAAGGATTGTTATTATTGCGGAATCCGGAAAAGCAACCGCAACGTCGAACGCTTTCAGATGGATGAAGATGAAATCATCCGCGAAGCGATCTGGGCGTTTGAAAACGAATACGGCTCGGCCGTCATTCAGTCCGGCGAGCGGAAGGACGCTGCGTACATCGATATGATCGAACGCGTTGTGCGAACCATCAAAGAAAAAACCGATGGCAAGCTGGGCATCACGCTGTCGCTGGGCGAGCAGACCGAGGAAACCTACCGCCGCTGGCGTGAAGCCGGAGCCCACCGTTATCTGCTGCGCATTGAAACCACCAACCCGGAGCTGTACAAAAAACTCCACCCGGCGGATCACTCACTTGAAGAGCGCAAGCGCTGCCTCACCCTGCTGAAAAAAACCGGCTGGCAAGTTGGAACCGGCGTCATGATGGGGCTGCCCGGACAGACCATGCAGGATCTGACCGACGACATTCTCTTCATGAAAGAGATCGATATCGACATGGTCGGGATGGGTCCTTATATCCCGCACCGCGATACACCGATGGGACAGGAAATCCCGCCCTACACCGACGCACAAAAACAGGCCGCACTGACGCTCGGGCTGAAGATGATTGCCCTGATCCGCATCGTGCTGAAAGACATCAATATTGCTGCCGCCACCGCTCTTCAGGCACTCGAACACACCGGACGCGAAATGGGACTCCAATGCGGCGCCAATGTGATTATGCCGAACGTCACTGAAACGGAATACCGCCCGAACTACACGCTCTACGACAACAAGCCCTGCACCGATGAGAACTCATCCATGTGCCGCGGCTGCCTGACCGCCCGCATCACGGGCATTGGCGAAACCATCGGCTTTAATGAATGGGGCGATTCAAGACATTATTTTAAACGAACGGAGGGATCTGCCTAG
- a CDS encoding TPR end-of-group domain-containing protein — translation MKNQKRGGDQSLADTKELEFLENIARRLPEDEGVLRALADLYTKTGDYAEGLRIDERLSHLCSEDPLVWYNLGCSLALVERKEDALEALSRALELGYDDYEWMKKDGDLTSLHGDARFESMLEWIYNTFVQMPEN, via the coding sequence ATGAAAAACCAGAAGAGAGGCGGGGATCAGTCCCTCGCCGACACAAAGGAACTGGAGTTCCTGGAAAATATTGCCCGCCGGCTTCCGGAAGACGAAGGCGTCCTTCGTGCATTGGCTGACCTGTACACGAAAACCGGTGACTACGCGGAAGGGTTGCGAATCGACGAGCGGCTCAGCCATCTGTGTTCCGAAGATCCGCTGGTCTGGTATAATCTCGGGTGCAGTCTGGCGCTGGTGGAACGGAAAGAGGATGCCCTCGAAGCGCTGAGCCGTGCTTTGGAACTGGGCTATGACGACTATGAGTGGATGAAAAAGGACGGCGATCTGACTTCGCTGCATGGCGATGCCCGTTTCGAATCCATGCTGGAATGGATTTATAACACGTTTGTGCAGATGCCCGAAAATTAG
- a CDS encoding UDP-N-acetylglucosamine pyrophosphorylase — MSAENRVAVDAVIHPGCRILNSSIGPGCELGAEAPVTLKNCRLGRNVKLKGGYFEGAVFLDGSNMGSGAHVRAGTILEEKANGAHTVGLKQTVLLPFVTLGSLINFCDVLMAGGTSRKDHSEVGSSYVHFNFTPNQDKATASLVGDVPRGVLLNQKPVFLGGQGGLVGPSRIEYGSIIAAGGICRKDILQEGQLYVPPAPVEKMKPFEPGRYGNIDRIVQNNLIYIGNIKALKAWYENIRVLFIRDEYDQVCLDGAIANLDLILNERFQRLEKLGEKVPAVGRNLAENSKNWKAPVETVASASLMSEIEKAERTDYVNVIQNLSQGAQFAATAWLQGIVNESMI, encoded by the coding sequence ATGAGCGCTGAAAACAGGGTCGCCGTCGATGCAGTCATTCATCCCGGATGCCGGATCCTGAATTCATCAATCGGGCCGGGATGCGAGCTGGGTGCAGAAGCTCCGGTGACCCTCAAAAACTGTCGACTGGGCCGAAATGTAAAACTCAAAGGCGGATATTTTGAAGGCGCGGTATTTCTCGACGGCTCCAATATGGGCAGCGGAGCGCATGTGCGCGCCGGAACCATCCTCGAAGAAAAAGCCAATGGCGCCCATACTGTCGGACTTAAACAGACGGTGCTTCTGCCGTTTGTCACTCTCGGAAGCCTCATCAACTTCTGTGATGTGCTCATGGCCGGCGGCACCAGCCGTAAAGATCATTCCGAAGTCGGCTCGTCCTATGTCCACTTTAACTTTACACCCAACCAGGACAAAGCCACTGCCTCGCTTGTCGGCGATGTGCCGCGCGGCGTCCTTTTGAACCAAAAACCGGTTTTTCTCGGCGGACAGGGCGGACTGGTCGGCCCGAGCCGCATCGAATACGGCAGCATCATCGCTGCCGGCGGCATCTGTCGCAAAGATATTCTTCAGGAAGGCCAGCTGTATGTGCCGCCAGCGCCGGTTGAAAAAATGAAACCTTTTGAGCCGGGCCGCTACGGAAACATCGACCGAATTGTTCAAAACAACCTTATCTACATCGGAAATATCAAAGCCCTTAAAGCCTGGTACGAAAATATTCGCGTTCTCTTCATTCGCGACGAATATGATCAGGTCTGTCTGGACGGCGCGATCGCTAATCTGGACCTGATTCTCAACGAGCGTTTCCAACGCTTGGAAAAACTGGGTGAAAAAGTTCCCGCGGTTGGAAGAAATCTTGCGGAAAATTCCAAGAATTGGAAAGCGCCGGTCGAGACTGTCGCCAGCGCCAGTCTGATGAGTGAAATCGAAAAAGCGGAAAGAACCGATTATGTTAACGTGATCCAGAACCTGAGCCAAGGCGCACAGTTCGCCGCCACAGCCTGGTTGCAGGGCATTGTCAATGAGTCGATGATTTAG
- a CDS encoding citrate synthase, producing MSKMEKIGKADIKLNDTTLTCPVYEGSEGERAIDIGKLRKETGMITYDPGFVNTGSCSSSVTFIDGEKGILRYRGYDVDDLAENCEFIEVAYLLINGSLPTREEKAKYTNLLNQHSLIHEDMIEFFRHYPEHSHPMAVLSAMAVSLSSFYPEMSENHKEELSMTVTRLLSKLRTIAAFSYKKSIGEPIVYPRHDLRYCENFLNMMFNSPVCDMPYNDTMTESLNKLLIIHADHEQNCSASVVRGVGSAGANLYAAISGGICALWGPLHGGANQHVIEMLENIMEEGGNIDKVLERAKSKRSPFRLMGFGHRVYKSYDPRAKIAKALCKEVMASLNKHDPLLDLAMELEEKALADPYFQERGLYPNVDFYTGLTYREMGIPTNMFTVMFAIGRLPGWIAQFMEMRKDPHGRISRPRQIYTGPSVRKVVPIDQR from the coding sequence ATGTCGAAAATGGAAAAAATTGGTAAAGCGGATATCAAGCTTAATGACACCACTCTGACGTGTCCGGTTTACGAAGGGTCAGAAGGTGAGAGAGCCATTGATATCGGCAAGCTCCGTAAAGAAACCGGAATGATCACCTATGACCCCGGTTTTGTGAATACCGGCAGCTGTTCCAGCTCTGTTACATTTATTGATGGAGAAAAAGGAATTCTGCGCTACCGCGGATATGATGTGGATGATCTGGCCGAAAACTGCGAGTTCATCGAAGTGGCCTATTTGCTGATTAACGGTTCGCTGCCTACTCGGGAAGAAAAAGCAAAATATACAAACCTGCTGAATCAGCATTCGCTGATTCACGAAGATATGATTGAGTTTTTCCGTCATTATCCGGAGCACTCTCATCCGATGGCGGTGCTGTCTGCCATGGCGGTTTCTCTTTCTTCATTTTATCCGGAGATGAGTGAAAATCATAAAGAAGAACTGAGCATGACGGTCACGCGCCTGCTGTCGAAGCTTCGCACAATTGCTGCTTTTTCCTACAAAAAATCCATCGGAGAACCGATCGTTTATCCGCGTCACGACCTCAGATACTGTGAAAACTTTTTGAACATGATGTTCAACTCTCCGGTTTGTGACATGCCATATAATGATACGATGACCGAGTCTTTGAACAAACTGCTTATTATTCACGCGGACCATGAGCAGAACTGTTCTGCATCGGTTGTGCGCGGAGTCGGCAGCGCCGGCGCCAACCTGTATGCGGCGATTTCCGGCGGGATCTGTGCGCTGTGGGGGCCGCTGCACGGAGGTGCCAATCAGCACGTCATCGAAATGCTCGAAAATATCATGGAAGAGGGCGGCAATATCGACAAAGTGCTCGAACGCGCCAAAAGCAAACGCAGTCCGTTCCGCCTGATGGGCTTTGGCCACCGCGTCTACAAATCCTACGACCCGCGCGCCAAAATCGCCAAAGCGCTCTGTAAAGAGGTTATGGCATCGCTCAACAAGCATGATCCGCTGCTCGATCTCGCTATGGAGCTCGAAGAGAAAGCGCTGGCGGACCCATACTTCCAGGAGCGCGGTCTGTATCCGAACGTCGATTTCTACACCGGACTGACCTATCGTGAGATGGGCATCCCGACCAATATGTTCACCGTAATGTTTGCCATCGGCCGCCTGCCGGGATGGATCGCCCAGTTTATGGAAATGAGAAAAGATCCGCATGGACGCATTTCCCGCCCGCGTCAGATCTACACGGGCCCCAGCGTCCGCAAGGTCGTTCCGATTGATCAACGATAA
- the glmS gene encoding glutamine--fructose-6-phosphate transaminase (isomerizing), protein MCGVVGYVGAGQAAPVLIDGLQRLEYRGYDSAGIAVVDNGRISSSKEVGRLVNLEQVLERNPVRGCCGIGHTRWATHGAPSQANSHPHFSSDGAVSVVHNGIIENYAELRDELLAQGHTFLSQTDTEVIPHLIEQFLRDGAESPEVAFRCALQKLRGAYALGVLFQTEPDTVYCARSGSPLIIGLGKDENFIASDVPAIINRISEAIYLNDGEMAALRADRVEVSTIDGQPVSPDIKPITFEAEAAEHSGFETFMLKEIHEQPRILRALLEKHVSSEGQVLLPDGLSSDYFRKLNRIMIVSCGTAYHAGMYGKLLMENLTGIAVETDLASEFRYRDPKIDPGTLVIAVSQSGETADTLASIRMAKDWGCRIFSICNVEGSSVVRESDAVFLTECGPEIGVASTKAYTAQQMAFALLTLSIASARGNLSPAELKVYLDDLRDVPDAVHYVIRQKELIQKIGEKHHDGPSSLYLGRRFNYPTALEGALKNKEISYQHAEGYAAGEMKHGPIALINESLPVVCICTQTADEVYEKMLSNIKEVEARNGRIIAVASEGDSELAKLSDDVIYVPAVRDEFSPMVNVAALQLLAYYAARARGTDIDKPRNLAKSVTVE, encoded by the coding sequence ATGTGCGGGGTTGTGGGATATGTCGGAGCAGGGCAGGCGGCGCCGGTTTTGATCGACGGGCTTCAACGACTGGAGTATCGCGGATATGATTCTGCCGGTATTGCGGTGGTTGATAACGGACGGATCTCTTCCAGCAAAGAGGTGGGGCGATTAGTGAATCTGGAGCAGGTGCTGGAAAGAAATCCAGTGCGCGGGTGCTGTGGAATCGGACATACCCGATGGGCCACCCACGGAGCTCCGTCGCAGGCCAACTCTCATCCTCATTTCAGTTCGGACGGTGCAGTGTCGGTCGTGCATAACGGAATTATTGAAAATTACGCTGAGTTGCGCGATGAACTGCTGGCCCAGGGGCATACGTTTCTGTCACAGACGGATACAGAGGTGATTCCTCATCTGATTGAGCAGTTCCTGAGGGACGGAGCGGAATCTCCGGAGGTGGCATTCCGTTGTGCATTGCAGAAATTGCGCGGAGCTTATGCGCTGGGCGTGCTTTTCCAGACAGAACCTGACACGGTGTATTGTGCGCGTTCCGGCAGCCCTCTGATTATCGGACTGGGCAAAGATGAAAATTTTATTGCCAGCGATGTGCCGGCGATTATCAATCGCATTTCGGAAGCGATCTATCTCAATGATGGGGAGATGGCGGCCCTGCGTGCGGATCGCGTGGAGGTTTCTACGATTGATGGACAGCCGGTAAGCCCGGATATCAAGCCGATTACTTTCGAGGCCGAGGCCGCCGAGCATTCCGGGTTTGAAACGTTCATGCTGAAGGAGATTCATGAACAGCCGCGCATCCTGCGTGCATTGCTTGAAAAACATGTATCCTCAGAGGGGCAGGTTTTGCTTCCGGACGGACTGAGCAGCGATTATTTCCGCAAGCTGAATCGGATTATGATTGTTTCCTGCGGAACAGCCTATCATGCAGGGATGTACGGCAAGCTGTTGATGGAGAACCTGACCGGTATTGCTGTTGAGACGGATTTGGCCAGTGAATTTCGGTATCGTGACCCGAAGATTGATCCCGGTACGCTGGTGATTGCTGTGTCGCAGTCCGGAGAGACTGCGGATACGCTGGCCTCGATTCGGATGGCCAAGGACTGGGGCTGCAGAATTTTTTCGATCTGTAATGTAGAGGGATCTTCGGTTGTGCGGGAGAGCGATGCGGTCTTTTTGACGGAATGCGGTCCTGAAATCGGTGTGGCTTCGACCAAGGCCTATACAGCACAGCAGATGGCGTTTGCATTGCTTACATTAAGTATCGCGTCGGCACGTGGCAATCTGAGCCCGGCGGAACTCAAGGTTTATCTGGATGACTTAAGGGACGTTCCGGACGCGGTTCATTATGTGATCCGGCAGAAAGAGCTGATCCAGAAGATCGGTGAAAAACATCATGATGGCCCCAGTTCACTGTATCTGGGACGGCGGTTTAACTATCCCACGGCGTTGGAAGGCGCTTTGAAAAACAAAGAGATCTCCTATCAGCATGCCGAGGGGTATGCTGCCGGAGAAATGAAGCACGGGCCGATTGCCTTAATTAATGAGTCGCTTCCGGTTGTTTGCATCTGCACCCAAACCGCCGATGAGGTCTATGAAAAGATGCTTTCCAATATTAAAGAGGTGGAAGCGCGCAATGGGCGTATTATCGCTGTGGCCTCAGAGGGGGACTCCGAGCTGGCTAAATTATCCGATGATGTAATTTATGTGCCCGCAGTGCGCGATGAGTTTTCTCCTATGGTGAATGTGGCGGCATTGCAGCTGTTGGCCTACTATGCCGCCCGGGCTCGCGGGACGGATATTGACAAGCCGCGCAATCTTGCAAAAAGCGTGACGGTTGAATAA
- the hydG gene encoding [FeFe] hydrogenase H-cluster radical SAM maturase HydG, whose protein sequence is MKIDTTGLTSFIPEAEIFQTLENTKNPTTKRVREIIAKSLDKNRLAPEEMAVLLNTEDPELLEEIFEGARELKRRIYGNRIVLFAPLYIGNNCINNCKYCGFRCSNKEVSRKTLTMPELDQEIEALVDRGHKRLILVYGEHPKYDAQFIHDTVVETYSIKKGNGEIRRVNINAAPLDVEGYKLVKSAGIGTYQIFQETYHQETYKSVHPSGPKSDYLWRLYGLDRAQDAGIDDVGLGALMGLFDWKFEAMGLLYHTIHLEEKYNVGPHTLSFPRIEPAIGTDTQQFPGVNDADFKKLVAILRLAVPYTGLILTCRESVEIRNEVIEFGVSQIDAGSDIGVGAYSTQGSESYEKSQFVLNDGRPLDLVLRELSEAGFLPSFCTGCYRLGRTGEHFMEFAVPGFVKRFCTPNAVLTFLEYIEDYASEETKEAGMKQVERELERMPDGDQKKQLIERIEQVKNGQRDLYF, encoded by the coding sequence ATGAAAATCGATACAACAGGACTAACCAGCTTCATTCCCGAGGCTGAAATTTTCCAAACATTGGAGAATACGAAAAACCCGACCACGAAACGGGTACGCGAAATCATCGCCAAATCACTCGACAAAAACCGACTCGCCCCGGAAGAGATGGCCGTGCTGCTCAACACAGAGGATCCGGAACTTCTCGAGGAAATTTTCGAAGGCGCACGCGAGCTGAAACGTCGCATCTACGGCAACCGCATTGTCCTGTTCGCCCCGCTCTACATCGGCAATAACTGCATCAACAACTGCAAATACTGCGGCTTCCGCTGCTCCAACAAAGAGGTGTCCCGCAAAACCCTGACCATGCCGGAGCTCGACCAGGAAATTGAAGCACTGGTCGACCGCGGTCACAAACGCCTGATTCTGGTCTACGGGGAACATCCGAAATATGACGCGCAGTTTATCCACGACACCGTCGTGGAAACCTACAGCATCAAAAAAGGAAACGGCGAAATCCGCCGCGTCAACATCAACGCCGCGCCGCTGGATGTCGAGGGCTACAAACTGGTCAAATCCGCCGGCATCGGCACCTACCAGATTTTCCAGGAAACCTACCATCAGGAAACCTATAAAAGCGTTCATCCGTCGGGACCGAAAAGCGATTACCTGTGGCGTCTCTACGGCCTCGACCGCGCGCAGGACGCCGGCATCGACGACGTCGGCCTCGGCGCGCTGATGGGACTGTTCGACTGGAAATTCGAAGCCATGGGCCTGCTTTACCACACGATCCATCTGGAAGAGAAATACAACGTCGGCCCGCATACGCTCAGCTTCCCGCGCATCGAGCCGGCCATCGGAACGGATACCCAGCAGTTCCCGGGCGTCAACGATGCCGACTTCAAGAAGCTGGTGGCCATCCTTCGCCTCGCCGTTCCGTACACCGGCCTGATCCTCACCTGCCGCGAATCGGTCGAGATCCGCAATGAAGTCATCGAATTCGGCGTCTCACAGATCGACGCGGGCTCTGACATCGGCGTCGGCGCCTACTCAACCCAGGGCAGCGAATCCTACGAAAAGAGCCAGTTTGTGCTCAACGACGGCCGACCGCTCGATCTGGTTCTGCGCGAGCTCTCCGAAGCGGGCTTTTTGCCGAGCTTCTGCACCGGCTGCTACCGCCTCGGCCGCACCGGCGAACACTTCATGGAGTTTGCAGTGCCGGGCTTTGTAAAACGCTTCTGCACGCCGAACGCCGTCCTCACGTTTCTTGAGTACATCGAGGACTACGCCTCGGAGGAAACAAAAGAAGCCGGGATGAAGCAGGTTGAACGCGAGCTCGAACGCATGCCTGACGGCGATCAAAAAAAACAGCTGATCGAACGCATCGAACAGGTTAAGAACGGGCAGCGGGATCTATATTTTTAA
- the hydF gene encoding [FeFe] hydrogenase H-cluster maturation GTPase HydF, with protein sequence MKTTPKSLRLHIALFGRTNVGKSSFLNLITGQDVSIVSEEAGTTTDVVEKTMELLPIGPVVFIDTAGLDDETVLGGKRVEKTEKVFDRADVILLICDGDQIGKFEEKVSALAKEKRIPVLRVRNKSDLSDVSDSPEISCNSTDPSSRERVLSALKTRLLDVCPNEFISPPPLVGDLVRPGGVAMLIVPIDLQAPKGRLILPQVSTIRDALDNDAASLVVKEREYTQMLDQLKTPPDIVICDSQVVLKMVGDTPNEIPCTTFSILFARLKGDLPRLAAGAATIDQLKDGDKVLIAESCSHHAAEDDIGRVKIPRWLRQYTGCNLEIDVYAGRDFPDNLSEYSLVVQCGGCMHNRREILSRIEKCEAAGVPITNYGLCISQTQGVLKRVLSPFPAALDAFERTL encoded by the coding sequence ATGAAAACGACACCGAAAAGTCTGAGACTGCACATTGCGCTGTTCGGCCGCACGAACGTGGGCAAGTCAAGTTTCCTGAACCTGATCACCGGACAGGATGTTTCAATTGTCTCTGAAGAGGCCGGAACAACGACCGACGTGGTCGAAAAAACGATGGAACTGCTGCCGATCGGCCCGGTGGTGTTTATCGACACAGCCGGACTCGACGACGAAACCGTTCTCGGCGGCAAGCGCGTCGAGAAAACCGAAAAGGTGTTCGACCGCGCCGATGTCATCCTTCTGATCTGCGACGGCGATCAGATTGGTAAATTTGAAGAAAAAGTCTCAGCACTCGCCAAAGAAAAAAGGATTCCTGTACTTCGAGTTCGGAACAAATCGGACCTGTCAGACGTATCCGACTCGCCTGAGATTTCCTGCAACTCGACCGACCCGTCCTCCCGGGAACGGGTTCTCTCCGCTCTAAAAACCCGCCTGCTGGACGTCTGTCCCAACGAGTTCATCTCTCCGCCGCCGCTGGTCGGCGACCTGGTGAGGCCGGGCGGAGTGGCGATGCTGATTGTGCCGATTGACCTGCAGGCGCCAAAGGGCCGGCTGATTCTTCCGCAGGTGTCCACCATCCGCGATGCGCTCGATAACGACGCGGCATCACTGGTTGTTAAGGAACGCGAATACACGCAGATGCTCGATCAGCTGAAGACGCCGCCGGACATCGTCATCTGCGACTCGCAGGTCGTCCTGAAAATGGTCGGCGACACGCCGAACGAGATCCCCTGCACGACGTTTTCGATTCTCTTCGCACGGCTCAAGGGCGATCTGCCAAGGCTGGCGGCAGGTGCGGCGACCATTGATCAGCTGAAGGATGGCGACAAGGTGCTGATCGCGGAGTCGTGCAGCCATCATGCAGCTGAAGACGATATCGGGCGCGTGAAAATTCCTCGATGGCTGCGGCAGTATACCGGCTGCAACCTGGAGATCGATGTGTATGCCGGGCGCGATTTCCCGGATAATCTGAGCGAATACAGCCTCGTTGTGCAGTGTGGCGGCTGTATGCACAACCGGCGCGAAATCCTGTCACGCATTGAAAAATGCGAAGCGGCCGGTGTGCCGATTACCAACTACGGGCTCTGCATCTCGCAGACGCAGGGCGTACTCAAACGGGTGCTGTCTCCCTTCCCGGCAGCGTTAGATGCTTTTGAAAGGACACTATGA